One region of Triticum aestivum cultivar Chinese Spring chromosome 6B, IWGSC CS RefSeq v2.1, whole genome shotgun sequence genomic DNA includes:
- the LOC123139459 gene encoding uncharacterized protein, which produces MEKVNGDDRISTLPSDILVNILDRLDVREAARISTLSRRWSQLSCKLPRLIIKPQPDGDLVRVNAAAVEATKSLLTRRCPGEDTIRLLSTTFYLRGDVPVSIGHAVGSAMATHKIENAEFTVLTVKKRRQCTLDDVLNYGAQFVSFFNECLNAFTGLTRLYMENLRFVESDFVSNIFVTCKRLNYLGFLNCDTEKHLTLQVEHAQLTELSMLNCRFYKVELKWLPRLTRTTFTCWMAFEELPLSFGHVPLLEFLNLTNIGLSRHKMVMLSTLLCETHIQELWLGFKCEKIWVQPEYLSKRLASAFCRLRIVSLVCIPEGSDLKWTNFILEAAPSLEELYMSVIDHPCEMIIDPKRRMELLLSENKCVEWESPRPHFKHRRLAKLVIFCFVNYMVSYVTRVMKAAVNLKDVYLYDRLACSKCKHMAVFKPGRLPRAKKKLEAMKKLLAQGIESAPRIHLQTHSEMEADHAERVKGYLCS; this is translated from the exons AAAGTCAACGGAGATGATAGAATCAGCACCTTGCCCAGCGACATTCTGGTCAACATTCTTGACCGACTCGATGTCCGTGAAGCTGCGAGAATCAGCACCCTTTCCAGACGGTGGAGTCAGCTCTCTTGCAAGCTCCCTCGACTTATCATAAAGCCTCAGCCTGATGGTGACTTGGTTCGGGTCAATGCAGCTGCTGTTGAAGCGACAAAGAGCTTACTGACCCGCAGATGTCCAGGGGAAGACACCATCCGCCTCCTGTCTACCACCTTCTACTTGAGAGGTGATGTCCCCGTATCCATTGGACATGCTGTTGGCAGCGCCATGGCGACACACAAGATTGAGAACGCCGAATTCACAGTTTTGACAGTCAAGAAACGCCGACAGTGCACTCTTGATGATGTGTTGAACTACGGCGCACAGTTTGTGTCATTTTTTAACGAGTGTCTGAATGCATTTACTGGTTTGACGCGCCTCTACATGGAGAATTTGAGATTTGTTGAATCTGACTTCGTCTCCAACATCTTCGTCACTTGCAAGCGATTAAACTACTTAGGTTTTCTCAATTGCGACACAGAGAAGCATTTAACTCTCCAGGTTGAACACGCTCAACTCACTGAGCTCAGTATGCTCAACTGCCGTTTTTACAAAGTCGAACTCAAGTGGCTCCCAAGACTCACCCGGACAACGTTCACATGTTGGATGGCTTTCGAAGAACTACCACTGTCATTTGGTCATGTCCCACTGCTCGAGTTTTTGAATCTCACAAATATTGGTCTTAGTCGGCACAAAATGGTCATGTTAAGTACATTACTTTGTGAGACACACATACAAGAACTGTGGTTGGGGTTTAAATGCGAAAAG ATTTGGGTTCAACCAGAGTACCTGAGCAAAAGGCTGGCATCTGCGTTCTGCAGACTAAGGATTGTCAGTCTAGTTTGCATTCCTGAAGGGTCTGATCTCAAGTGGACAAATTTCATTCTGGAAGCTGCGCCATCACTTGAAGAGTTGTACATGTCG GTAATTGATCATCCGTGTGAAATGATAATTGATCCGAAAAGGAGGATGGAACTCTTGCTTAGCGAGAACAAGTGCGTCGAGTGGGAATCACCTAGACCACATTTCAAGCACCGCCGCCTTGCCAAGCTGGTCATCTTTTGCTTTGTAAATTACATGGTGAGTTATGTCACGCGTGTCATGAAAGCAGCGGTAAATCTGAAGGATGTGTACCTGTATGATAGACTGGCATGTAGCAAGTGCAAACACATGGCCGTTTTTAAGCCTGGTAGGCTTCCACGGGCAAAGAAGAAGTTGGAAGCGATGAAGAAGCTGTTGGCCCAGGGCATCGAGTCAGCTCCCAGAATTCACTTGCAGACCCATTCTGAAATGGAGGCTGACCATGCTGAAAGGGTTAAAGGCTACTTATGTTCATGA